A single region of the Longimicrobium sp. genome encodes:
- a CDS encoding EAL domain-containing protein — protein MSPRTPFATGDELAAPGPQTFPPAIRDLLSGAVRRLGATAAVFVPANAEIGFHGVPDAPEQAVLTRALGELRPLANEAVATDAARYVPLPRAEPGSAATVALVPVCCVREEPLGCLIALGGKGWSGPERIALVCMAEAAAAETAREEEAAARKRAEHRVRLLEGALRTAQVGVTIADERGRIVYANPAEARMHGYKVEDLYGREARSLAPPELWSFDGGNAARRLPRWTRERTNVRSDGTRFPVRLCSDPIVDEAARPVGLVTWCEDLTAHTSEEAEQPVAESRDALTGTLDRASFLHRLRLACAARERGTGDEFTLLFIDLDRFKAVNDRHGHAAGDALLSTIGQRLLACVRPTDIVGRVGGDEFGVLVRGTGRQAEVVPVVHRIQRTLAAATTAGSVQIHPSASIGIALSSECEEPEDLLASADRAMYRAKALGPGHYGAGDTTLRTHDSAVGAMESDLRRALDHDELALRFQPIISLRDGRLSGFEALVRWDHPVRGLLGPQAFLPVAERSDLIVDIDRWVLRAAARQLREWTSLYPVALPVSLSVNFSGRHVVRPDVAEHTRAVLREFGVGSGRLMVEVTETSMVEDAEAAAATLTALREGGVRLALDDFGTGYSSLSYLRQLPFDVLKIDRSFVQRVGQSASDRAIVRSVVSLARTLGLSVTAEGVETAEQQSALRRLDCEHGQGFLFSEPVTAAEAAGWIERGAHAFPGRARAG, from the coding sequence ATGAGCCCGCGGACGCCGTTCGCCACCGGCGACGAGCTGGCCGCACCCGGCCCGCAGACCTTTCCCCCCGCAATCCGCGACCTGCTGTCGGGCGCGGTCCGCCGCCTGGGCGCGACCGCGGCCGTCTTCGTGCCCGCGAACGCCGAGATCGGCTTCCACGGCGTGCCGGACGCACCGGAGCAGGCCGTCCTCACCCGCGCCCTGGGCGAGCTGCGCCCGCTGGCGAACGAGGCGGTCGCGACCGACGCCGCGCGCTACGTCCCGCTCCCGCGCGCCGAGCCGGGCTCGGCGGCCACCGTCGCACTGGTGCCGGTGTGCTGCGTGCGCGAAGAGCCGCTCGGCTGCCTGATCGCGCTCGGCGGCAAGGGGTGGTCGGGGCCGGAGCGGATCGCGCTGGTGTGCATGGCGGAAGCGGCCGCGGCCGAGACTGCTCGCGAGGAAGAAGCCGCCGCACGCAAGCGCGCCGAGCATCGCGTGAGGCTGCTGGAGGGTGCGCTGCGGACGGCGCAGGTGGGCGTCACCATCGCGGACGAGCGGGGGCGGATCGTCTACGCCAACCCGGCCGAAGCGCGCATGCACGGCTACAAGGTGGAGGACCTGTACGGGCGGGAGGCGCGCTCGCTGGCGCCGCCGGAGCTGTGGAGCTTCGACGGCGGCAACGCCGCGCGCCGCCTGCCACGCTGGACGCGCGAGCGCACCAACGTGCGCAGCGACGGCACGCGCTTCCCCGTCCGCCTCTGCTCCGACCCCATCGTGGACGAGGCGGCGCGCCCCGTGGGCCTGGTCACCTGGTGCGAGGACCTGACCGCGCACACGTCGGAAGAAGCCGAGCAACCCGTCGCCGAGAGCCGCGACGCGCTCACCGGCACGCTGGACCGCGCGAGCTTCCTGCACCGCCTGCGGCTGGCCTGCGCCGCGCGCGAGCGGGGCACGGGCGATGAGTTCACCCTCCTCTTCATCGACCTGGACCGCTTCAAGGCCGTGAACGACCGCCACGGCCACGCCGCCGGCGACGCGCTCCTCTCCACCATCGGCCAGCGGCTGCTGGCATGCGTGCGGCCCACCGACATCGTGGGCCGCGTGGGCGGCGACGAGTTCGGCGTCCTGGTGCGCGGCACGGGGCGCCAGGCGGAGGTGGTGCCCGTGGTGCACCGAATCCAGCGCACCCTTGCCGCCGCCACCACTGCGGGCTCGGTCCAGATCCACCCGTCCGCGAGTATCGGCATCGCCCTCAGCTCCGAGTGCGAGGAGCCGGAGGACCTGCTCGCCAGCGCCGACCGCGCCATGTACCGGGCAAAGGCGCTGGGCCCCGGCCACTACGGAGCGGGCGATACGACCCTCCGCACGCACGACTCGGCCGTCGGCGCCATGGAGTCGGACCTGCGCCGCGCGCTGGACCACGACGAGCTCGCGCTCCGCTTCCAGCCCATCATCTCCCTGCGTGACGGGCGGCTGTCAGGCTTCGAGGCGCTGGTCCGCTGGGATCACCCGGTGCGGGGTCTGCTGGGCCCGCAGGCCTTCCTGCCCGTCGCCGAGCGGAGCGACCTGATCGTGGACATCGACCGCTGGGTGCTGCGCGCCGCCGCCCGCCAGCTTCGCGAGTGGACGTCGCTCTACCCGGTGGCCCTTCCCGTGTCGCTGAGCGTCAACTTCTCGGGCCGCCACGTGGTGCGCCCGGACGTGGCGGAGCACACGCGCGCGGTGCTGCGCGAGTTCGGCGTGGGCTCGGGGCGGCTGATGGTGGAGGTCACGGAGACTTCGATGGTGGAGGACGCCGAAGCCGCCGCCGCCACCCTCACCGCCCTGCGCGAGGGAGGCGTTCGCCTGGCTCTGGACGACTTCGGCACCGGCTACTCGTCGCTCTCGTACCTGCGGCAGCTCCCCTTCGACGTGCTCAAGATCGACCGCTCGTTCGTGCAGCGCGTCGGCCAGTCCGCGTCGGACCGCGCCATCGTGCGCAGCGTGGTGTCGCTGGCCCGCACGCTGGGCCTCAGCGTCACCGCCGAGGGCGTGGAGACCGCCGAGCAGCAGAGCGCCCTGCGCCGGCTGGACTGCGAGCACGGGCAGGGCTTCCTCTTCTCCGAGCCGGTCACCGCGGCCGAGGCGGCGGGGTGGATAGAGCGCGGCGCCCACGCCTTCCCCGGGAGGGCGCGCGCGGGGTGA
- a CDS encoding HAD family hydrolase has protein sequence MFSLGAERAVIQAVVFDFDGTILDSESHVYGVARDLFAEHGAVLPLEVWADCVGRESGYFDPIGYLEECTGRKHDRDALNRLRRERFFERIREVGPLPGVEDALAAAHLQGLRLGIASSGSRVWVEGQLERLGLRRYFDCVRTADDVERVKPEPDLYLSALECLGVDASRAVAIEDSPNGALAARRAGMYCVVVPNPVTAALAFGDHSLRLESLAGVELGELLERVVKGSA, from the coding sequence ATGTTTTCCCTCGGCGCGGAGCGGGCGGTGATCCAGGCGGTGGTGTTCGACTTCGACGGGACCATCCTCGACAGCGAGAGCCACGTGTACGGCGTGGCGCGCGACCTCTTCGCCGAGCACGGTGCGGTGCTGCCGCTGGAGGTGTGGGCGGACTGCGTGGGGCGCGAGTCGGGGTACTTCGATCCGATCGGCTACCTCGAGGAGTGCACGGGGAGGAAGCACGACCGGGATGCGTTGAACCGCCTGCGCCGCGAGCGCTTCTTCGAGCGCATCCGCGAGGTCGGCCCGCTCCCGGGCGTGGAGGATGCGCTTGCCGCCGCACACTTGCAGGGGCTGCGGCTGGGGATCGCGTCCAGCGGGTCGCGCGTGTGGGTGGAGGGGCAGCTCGAGCGCCTGGGACTGCGCCGCTACTTCGACTGCGTCCGCACCGCCGACGATGTGGAGCGCGTGAAGCCGGAGCCGGACCTGTACCTGAGCGCACTGGAGTGCCTGGGCGTGGACGCATCGCGCGCGGTCGCCATCGAGGACTCGCCGAACGGTGCGTTGGCCGCGCGCCGCGCGGGGATGTATTGTGTCGTCGTCCCCAACCCCGTGACCGCCGCCCTCGCCTTCGGAGACCACTCGCTGCGGCTGGAATCGCTGGCGGGCGTGGAGTTGGGGGAGCTGCTGGAGAGGGTGGTGAAGGGAAGTGCGTGA
- a CDS encoding cation transporter, whose amino-acid sequence MERVTIEIGGMSCGHCVRAVEQALGGIDGVKVEEVKIGGATVEYDPAVASPERIGAAIEEEGYQARVAGR is encoded by the coding sequence ATGGAACGGGTGACGATCGAGATCGGGGGGATGAGCTGCGGGCACTGCGTGAGGGCGGTGGAGCAGGCGCTCGGCGGCATAGATGGGGTGAAGGTCGAGGAAGTGAAGATCGGGGGCGCGACCGTGGAGTATGATCCCGCGGTGGCGAGTCCGGAGCGGATCGGCGCGGCCATCGAGGAAGAAGGATACCAGGCCCGCGTGGCCGGGAGGTGA
- a CDS encoding cupredoxin domain-containing protein, translated as MGGDLWRRGRHRVGHWYFFVAGRSPAHAAVGAVAGGRQEVTVVVQGGYSPAHVRVKAGAPVRLLFDRQETSGCSEEVVIPDFGIRRFLPANQQTPVEFTPERAGSYEFTCGMGMLRGRITVEEQEG; from the coding sequence ATGGGCGGTGATCTTTGGCGGCGCGGCCGCCATCGCGTGGGTCACTGGTACTTCTTCGTGGCGGGGCGCTCGCCGGCGCACGCCGCGGTCGGGGCGGTGGCGGGCGGACGGCAGGAGGTGACGGTGGTGGTGCAGGGGGGCTACTCGCCCGCGCACGTGCGGGTGAAGGCGGGTGCGCCCGTGCGGCTGCTCTTCGACCGGCAGGAGACGTCGGGGTGCTCGGAAGAGGTGGTGATCCCCGATTTCGGGATCAGGCGCTTCCTTCCCGCCAACCAGCAGACGCCCGTCGAGTTCACGCCCGAGCGCGCCGGGAGCTACGAGTTCACCTGCGGCATGGGAATGCTCCGCGGGCGCATCACGGTGGAAGAACAGGAGGGGTGA
- a CDS encoding RNA polymerase sigma factor, producing the protein MALATVYRAHHTRIFGTLYRLLGDAAAAADVTHDAFVRAWESAAYFRGEAGLGTWITRIGINLALKQLRRERWMTGFQQDETAGPAAVRPVSLDALELDRAIRALPEALRSVLVLHAVEGYSHPEVAELLGISEAACRQRLHRARMRLAGTLAEED; encoded by the coding sequence GTGGCGCTGGCGACCGTCTACCGCGCCCACCACACCCGCATTTTCGGGACGCTGTACCGGCTGCTGGGCGACGCTGCCGCGGCGGCCGACGTGACTCACGACGCCTTTGTGCGAGCGTGGGAGAGTGCCGCTTACTTCCGGGGCGAGGCGGGGCTGGGCACCTGGATTACGAGAATCGGGATCAACTTAGCGCTCAAGCAGCTGCGCCGCGAGCGATGGATGACCGGTTTCCAGCAAGACGAGACGGCCGGTCCGGCGGCGGTCCGACCCGTGTCGTTGGATGCGTTGGAGCTGGACCGTGCCATCCGGGCGCTTCCAGAGGCGCTGCGCAGTGTGCTGGTGCTTCATGCTGTGGAGGGGTACTCGCATCCGGAAGTCGCGGAGCTCCTGGGGATCTCTGAGGCCGCGTGCCGTCAGCGCCTTCACCGCGCACGGATGCGGCTGGCCGGAACGCTGGCGGAGGAAGATTGA
- a CDS encoding NAD(P)/FAD-dependent oxidoreductase, which produces MADEQKYDVIVVGGGPAGLMAGQWLARYQRRVRIVDAGDGRNAVTYGVHGYFGVSDPTPAELRRIGQEQARGAGAEFGHGCVESIEGEKDDFTVTLSGGATVQARRILLATGLKDIVPETPGLTDFYGQSIWHCPDCDGPEVVGKRIAVMGWGEGIAKFCMYIMTWTRDIVLLTDSHAADMSSEALEALAEHDIPIRREAVIRLEGEGKQVQRAIFHEGPPEEIEALFFHIASGAASPLAADLGCKLDEDGALEGILDVDKEFQTSVPGVYAAGDIVPGSRLVIRAASEGARAALGIHKSLIVEARKIRT; this is translated from the coding sequence ATGGCCGACGAACAGAAGTACGACGTGATCGTGGTGGGAGGCGGCCCCGCGGGGCTGATGGCGGGGCAGTGGCTGGCGCGCTACCAGCGCCGCGTGCGCATCGTCGACGCCGGCGACGGGCGCAACGCCGTCACCTACGGCGTGCACGGCTACTTCGGCGTCTCGGACCCCACGCCAGCCGAGCTGCGCCGCATCGGACAGGAGCAGGCGCGCGGCGCCGGCGCCGAGTTCGGGCACGGCTGCGTGGAGAGCATCGAGGGCGAAAAAGATGACTTCACCGTCACCCTCTCCGGCGGCGCCACCGTCCAGGCCCGCCGCATCCTCCTGGCCACCGGCCTCAAGGACATCGTCCCCGAAACGCCGGGGCTGACGGACTTCTACGGCCAGAGCATCTGGCACTGCCCCGACTGCGACGGACCCGAAGTGGTCGGCAAGCGCATCGCCGTCATGGGATGGGGCGAGGGGATCGCCAAGTTCTGCATGTACATCATGACCTGGACGCGCGACATCGTCCTCCTCACCGACAGCCACGCCGCCGACATGAGCAGCGAGGCGCTCGAAGCGCTGGCGGAGCACGACATCCCCATCCGCCGCGAGGCCGTCATCCGGCTCGAAGGCGAGGGCAAGCAGGTCCAGCGTGCCATCTTCCACGAGGGCCCGCCGGAAGAGATCGAGGCGCTCTTCTTCCACATCGCCAGCGGCGCCGCATCCCCGCTCGCCGCCGACCTTGGCTGCAAGCTCGACGAAGACGGCGCCCTGGAGGGTATCCTTGACGTGGACAAGGAGTTCCAGACGAGCGTCCCCGGCGTCTACGCGGCGGGCGACATCGTCCCCGGCTCCCGCCTCGTCATCCGCGCCGCCTCCGAGGGCGCCCGCGCCGCCCTCGGCATTCACAAGTCGCTCATCGTGGAGGCGCGGAAGATTCGCACCTAA
- a CDS encoding metal-sensitive transcriptional regulator: MPASTNDDRPAACACGVAHGEEDGERKALAVDAGIKERNLKRLRRIEGQVRGLQKMVEEDRYCADVMTQISSVHEALRGVGRELMRNHLKHCAAAAITGSDGAAADSMYDELVDMMYKHAR; the protein is encoded by the coding sequence ATGCCGGCCAGCACGAACGACGACCGCCCCGCCGCCTGCGCGTGCGGGGTGGCGCATGGGGAGGAGGACGGGGAGCGGAAAGCCCTCGCGGTGGACGCCGGGATCAAGGAGCGCAACCTCAAGCGGCTGCGGCGCATCGAGGGGCAGGTCCGCGGGCTCCAGAAGATGGTGGAGGAGGACCGCTACTGCGCCGACGTCATGACGCAGATCTCGTCGGTGCACGAGGCGCTGCGCGGGGTGGGACGCGAGCTGATGCGCAACCACCTCAAGCACTGCGCCGCCGCCGCCATCACGGGCAGCGACGGCGCGGCGGCCGATTCCATGTACGACGAGCTCGTGGACATGATGTACAAGCACGCCCGCTGA
- a CDS encoding trypsin-like serine protease, whose product MRHLAVLSTLAALSLAACSGSDAPLAPSAGSSRIVNGAPTGNAYPSVGALLFDYNGNGVDGNDQWCTGSLVSPTVFVTAAHCVITPYTPPGSQFYVSFSPDLFGKGFRAIAATGYKADPQYGHDQANLHDLAVIFLPAAATRGMTPLKLPTAGYLDALAAKGSLSKQLFVNVGYGVSATRTGVPGFSFDGKRSYSRSEFMGLQPTWLGLLMNTSATGEGGDCYGDSGGPKFIDGDPTTIVATVTTGDYNCRATTWDWRLDTPEARAFLAPFVKLP is encoded by the coding sequence ATGCGCCACCTCGCAGTCCTGTCCACCCTCGCCGCGCTATCGCTGGCCGCCTGCTCCGGCAGCGACGCGCCGCTCGCGCCCTCCGCCGGTTCCAGCCGCATCGTCAACGGCGCGCCCACGGGCAACGCCTATCCGTCGGTGGGCGCGCTCCTCTTCGACTACAACGGCAACGGAGTGGACGGCAACGACCAGTGGTGCACCGGCAGCCTGGTGTCGCCCACGGTGTTCGTGACGGCGGCGCACTGCGTCATCACGCCGTACACGCCGCCGGGGTCGCAGTTCTACGTGTCGTTCTCGCCGGACCTGTTCGGCAAGGGATTCCGCGCCATCGCCGCGACCGGCTACAAGGCCGACCCGCAGTACGGGCACGACCAGGCGAACCTGCACGACCTGGCGGTGATCTTTCTGCCGGCCGCCGCCACGCGCGGGATGACGCCGCTCAAGCTCCCCACCGCCGGCTACCTGGATGCGCTGGCGGCGAAGGGCAGCCTGAGCAAGCAGCTTTTCGTGAACGTGGGGTACGGCGTGTCGGCCACGCGCACGGGCGTTCCGGGCTTCTCGTTCGACGGTAAGCGCAGCTATTCGCGGTCCGAGTTCATGGGCCTGCAGCCGACCTGGCTCGGCCTGCTGATGAACACCAGCGCCACCGGCGAGGGCGGCGACTGCTACGGCGACTCGGGCGGCCCCAAGTTCATCGACGGCGACCCCACCACCATCGTCGCCACCGTCACTACCGGCGACTACAACTGCCGCGCGACCACCTGGGACTGGCGTCTGGACACGCCCGAAGCGCGCGCGTTCCTGGCGCCCTTCGTCAAGCTTCCCTGA
- a CDS encoding M28 family metallopeptidase: MTRTSRSFAVMLAVAIAGAAQAQVQVPNRPATRDPAARPGQTVSAPDNGVAGEDARIRQIVAGVSAQRIEADIRRLAAFGTRHTMSDTVSQTRGIGAARRWLYAEFQRISRECGGCLEVRYVGEVIPANPQSRVRVPTNVVDVVAIQRGQTDPNRHVLITGHYDSRVNDVMDATSEAPGANDDASGVAAALEAARVLSKHRFDGTIVYGALAGEEQGLLGGEILSRFAKANGWRIAGVLNNDIIGNTRGQTGATGNTTARVFGPGIAPDAPATELRRYLYSGGELDTPSRQLARYVDRVADQYVNDLDVQMIYRLDRFGRGGDHTPFFLAGYPAVRITETFEDYTRQHQNVRVENGIRYGDTPDMVDYPYVAKMTALNAASLASLAWAPAAPDSVTVAGGVSPNTVLRWKAVDAPDLAGYRVYWREPTEATWTRSRWVGNVTEATLENVIIDNYFFGVVAVDREGHESIAVYPMPGR; this comes from the coding sequence GTGACCCGTACATCCCGTTCTTTCGCCGTCATGCTCGCGGTCGCCATTGCGGGGGCGGCGCAGGCGCAGGTGCAGGTTCCGAACAGGCCCGCCACGCGCGACCCGGCGGCGCGGCCGGGGCAGACGGTGAGCGCGCCGGACAACGGAGTGGCGGGGGAGGACGCGCGCATCCGGCAGATCGTGGCGGGGGTGTCGGCGCAGCGGATCGAGGCCGACATCCGGCGGTTGGCGGCGTTCGGGACGCGGCACACGATGAGCGACACCGTCTCGCAGACGCGCGGGATCGGGGCGGCGCGCAGGTGGCTGTACGCGGAGTTCCAGAGGATCTCGCGGGAGTGCGGCGGATGCCTGGAGGTGCGCTACGTGGGCGAGGTGATCCCCGCCAATCCACAGAGCCGCGTCCGCGTGCCCACCAACGTGGTCGACGTGGTCGCCATCCAGCGCGGGCAGACCGATCCCAACCGCCACGTGCTGATCACCGGGCACTACGACTCGCGCGTCAACGACGTGATGGACGCCACCAGCGAGGCACCCGGCGCCAACGACGACGCGTCGGGAGTCGCGGCGGCGCTGGAGGCGGCGCGCGTCCTGTCGAAGCACCGGTTCGACGGGACGATCGTGTACGGAGCGCTGGCCGGCGAGGAGCAGGGGCTGCTGGGCGGCGAGATCCTTTCTCGCTTCGCGAAGGCCAACGGGTGGCGGATCGCGGGGGTGCTCAACAACGACATCATCGGCAACACCCGCGGGCAGACGGGGGCGACCGGCAACACGACGGCGCGCGTCTTCGGCCCCGGCATCGCGCCGGACGCGCCGGCGACGGAGCTGCGGCGCTACCTGTACAGCGGCGGCGAGCTGGACACGCCCTCGCGGCAGCTGGCGCGGTACGTGGACCGGGTGGCGGACCAGTACGTCAACGACCTGGACGTGCAGATGATCTACCGCCTGGACCGCTTTGGCCGCGGCGGCGACCATACGCCCTTCTTTCTGGCGGGCTACCCCGCCGTGCGCATCACCGAGACGTTCGAGGACTACACGCGCCAGCACCAGAACGTCCGCGTGGAGAACGGCATCCGCTACGGCGACACGCCGGACATGGTGGACTACCCGTACGTCGCCAAGATGACCGCGCTCAACGCCGCGTCCCTCGCCTCGCTGGCCTGGGCCCCCGCGGCGCCGGACTCGGTGACGGTGGCGGGCGGCGTGTCGCCTAACACGGTGCTGCGCTGGAAGGCGGTGGACGCGCCGGACCTGGCGGGCTACCGCGTGTACTGGCGCGAGCCCACGGAGGCCACCTGGACGCGCTCCCGCTGGGTCGGCAACGTCACCGAGGCGACGCTGGAGAACGTCATCATCGACAACTACTTCTTCGGCGTGGTGGCGGTGGACCGCGAGGGGCACGAGAGCATCGCGGTGTACCCGATGCCCGGCAGGTAG
- a CDS encoding heavy metal translocating P-type ATPase, translating to MHTHVSPERETAREKVTIPVSGMTCAACSGRVQRALEKQPGVQQAAVNLMLRNATVDFDPASTSADALVDAIRATGYGAELAHPDRSAFDEQEAQDRAHDDEFRELRVKAGVSFAVAMLSMLVAMPLMAVGEHGHGATVDPFMRWAMEWLSPPLRSALPWLYAIPRAVLAWGLLVATVAVMAWAGRHFYTRAWAAFRHHSADMNTLVAVGTGAAFVYSVAATVAPGFFLSRGVQPDVYYEAVVFIIALILAGNAMEARAKRQTSAALRALAELQPKTARVLRGDAEIDVPVEDVRHGDTVVVRPGERIPVDGEVVSGGSAVDESMLTGESMPVQKGTGDRVIGGTINRTGAFQYRATTLGADSVLARIVKLMRDAQGSRAPIQRLADRISAVFVPVVLSIAIATFVAWFVVADVAPGVRAFAAAVAVLIIACPCAMGLAVPTAVMVSTGKGAEYGVLIKGGEALQRAGDLTTVVLDKTGTVTEGRPTVTEMALAAGGVVASEDELLRLVASLETRSEHPLADAIVTRAKDAGLALAAPDAFESVTGRGAVGVVEGRAVAVGNALLMSDYAIVIDPLQGDAARLATEGKTPMFVAVDGRLAGLVAVSDPIKESSRAAVRRLHAMGLEVVMLTGDNRHTAEAVAREAGIDRVVAEVLPEGKVAEIERLQGAGRVVAMVGDGINDAPALARADVGIAIGTGTDIAAEAADVVLMRGDLDGVAAAIHLSRRTMRTMKQNLFWAFIYNVVGIPVAAGVLYPAFGLLLSPILASAAMAFSSVSVVANSLRLRRVRLG from the coding sequence ATGCACACCCATGTATCGCCGGAGCGGGAGACGGCGCGCGAAAAGGTCACCATCCCCGTGAGCGGGATGACGTGCGCCGCCTGCTCCGGCCGCGTGCAGCGGGCGCTGGAGAAGCAGCCGGGGGTGCAGCAGGCCGCCGTCAACCTGATGCTCCGCAACGCGACGGTCGACTTCGATCCCGCTTCGACGTCTGCGGACGCGCTGGTGGATGCGATCCGGGCGACCGGGTATGGTGCCGAGCTGGCGCATCCGGATCGCTCCGCGTTCGACGAGCAGGAGGCGCAGGACCGCGCGCACGACGATGAGTTCCGCGAGCTGCGGGTGAAGGCCGGTGTCAGCTTCGCCGTGGCGATGCTCTCGATGCTCGTCGCCATGCCGCTGATGGCGGTGGGGGAGCACGGGCACGGCGCCACCGTCGATCCCTTCATGCGCTGGGCGATGGAGTGGCTGAGCCCCCCGCTGCGATCCGCGCTTCCGTGGCTTTACGCGATCCCGCGCGCGGTGCTGGCGTGGGGGCTGCTCGTGGCCACCGTAGCGGTGATGGCGTGGGCGGGCCGGCACTTCTACACGCGCGCCTGGGCCGCCTTCCGCCACCATTCCGCCGACATGAACACGCTGGTGGCGGTGGGGACGGGCGCGGCGTTCGTGTACTCGGTGGCCGCGACGGTGGCGCCGGGCTTCTTTCTGAGCCGCGGCGTGCAGCCGGACGTGTACTACGAGGCGGTGGTGTTCATCATCGCCCTGATCCTGGCCGGCAACGCGATGGAGGCCCGCGCCAAGCGCCAGACCTCCGCCGCCCTGCGCGCGCTCGCCGAGCTCCAGCCGAAGACCGCGCGCGTCCTGCGCGGCGACGCGGAGATCGACGTCCCCGTCGAGGACGTGCGGCACGGCGACACCGTGGTCGTGCGCCCCGGCGAGCGCATCCCGGTGGACGGCGAGGTCGTGTCCGGGGGGAGCGCGGTGGACGAGTCGATGCTCACCGGCGAGTCGATGCCGGTGCAGAAAGGCACGGGCGACCGGGTGATCGGCGGCACCATCAACCGCACGGGCGCCTTCCAGTACCGCGCCACCACCCTCGGCGCGGACAGCGTGCTGGCGCGCATCGTCAAGCTGATGCGCGACGCGCAGGGCTCGCGGGCGCCCATCCAGCGCCTGGCCGATCGCATCAGCGCCGTCTTCGTCCCGGTCGTCCTCTCCATCGCCATCGCCACCTTTGTGGCGTGGTTCGTGGTGGCCGACGTGGCGCCAGGGGTGCGCGCATTCGCGGCCGCGGTGGCGGTGCTGATCATCGCCTGCCCCTGCGCCATGGGGCTCGCCGTGCCGACCGCGGTGATGGTGAGCACGGGCAAGGGCGCCGAGTACGGTGTGCTGATCAAGGGCGGCGAGGCGCTCCAGCGCGCCGGCGACCTGACCACCGTCGTGCTGGACAAGACGGGCACCGTCACCGAGGGGCGCCCGACGGTCACCGAGATGGCGCTGGCTGCCGGCGGCGTGGTCGCATCGGAAGACGAGCTCCTGCGCCTGGTCGCATCGCTGGAGACGCGCTCGGAGCACCCGCTGGCGGACGCCATCGTGACGCGCGCAAAGGATGCGGGCCTCGCGCTCGCCGCGCCCGATGCGTTCGAATCGGTGACGGGGCGCGGCGCGGTCGGGGTGGTGGAGGGGCGGGCGGTCGCGGTGGGGAACGCGCTGCTGATGTCCGACTATGCCATCGTCATCGACCCGCTCCAGGGCGACGCCGCGCGGCTCGCGACCGAGGGGAAGACGCCGATGTTCGTGGCGGTGGACGGGCGGCTGGCGGGGCTGGTGGCCGTCTCCGATCCCATCAAGGAGAGCTCGCGCGCCGCGGTGCGGCGGCTCCATGCGATGGGCCTTGAGGTGGTGATGCTGACCGGCGACAACCGCCACACGGCCGAGGCGGTCGCGCGCGAGGCGGGGATCGACCGCGTCGTCGCCGAGGTGCTTCCTGAGGGGAAGGTGGCGGAGATCGAGCGGCTGCAGGGGGCCGGCAGGGTGGTGGCGATGGTGGGCGATGGCATCAACGACGCGCCCGCCCTGGCCCGCGCCGATGTGGGGATCGCGATCGGCACCGGCACGGACATCGCCGCCGAGGCCGCGGACGTGGTGCTGATGCGCGGCGACCTCGACGGCGTCGCCGCCGCCATCCACCTCTCGCGCCGCACGATGCGCACGATGAAGCAGAACCTCTTCTGGGCCTTCATCTACAACGTCGTGGGGATCCCGGTCGCGGCCGGCGTGCTGTACCCGGCGTTCGGGCTGCTGCTCTCCCCGATTCTGGCGAGCGCCGCGATGGCGTTCAGCTCGGTGAGCGTGGTGGCGAACAGCCTGCGGCTGCGGCGGGTGCGGCTGGGTTAG